Sequence from the Priestia megaterium genome:
TCACGCCGTTTTCAATCATGAAAAATCTCTCCCCTTTTGTTATTTTTGAACGGTTAAACGCTCAATACGTTTTTCTTGTTCACCAATAATTAACGATTGAACATATACACTAGGTGTGTGAATAATATTTGGATCAAGTGAGCCTGTTGGATGAAGTTCCTCCACTTCTGCTATCGTCACTTTTCCTGCTGCTGCAATCATTGGGCTGAAATTGCGCGCTGTCTTGTTATACACTAAGTTCCCCATATGATCGGCTTTCCAAGCTCTAACCAAACTAAAATCAGCTTTTAACGCCTCTTCTAGTAAATATTCTTTTCCATCAAACACGCGAACTTCTTTTCCTTCAGCAATGGGTGTTCCCACTCCCGCTGGTGTATAAAATGCAGGTATGCCCGCTCCGCCGGCGCGAATCTTTTCAGCTAGCGTGCCTTGAGGTAGCAATTCTACTTCAATTTCTCCTGACAATACTTGTCTTTCAAACTCTTTATTTTCTCCCACGTAAGAACCAATCATCTTTTTAATTTGTTTGTTTTTCAGAAGCAGTCCAAGTCCCCAGTCGTCTACGCCGCAGTTATTTGAAATTACGGTTAAATCTTTTACCCCTGTTTCAACTAACGCTAAAATCAAATTCTCCGGAATTCCACATAAACCAAAACCACCGACCATAATCGTAGCACCGTCGTGAATATCTTTCACCGCTTCTTTAAACGACGTATGTACTTGTTTCATACATAACCACCCCTTCGTTATTTTTGAAAACGCTTTCTAATCCATTATAAAAGATTTTTATTTCTTTTTAAATATATATATAACTGAAAATTATAATTTAATCATTTTTTTGTCAAAAAAGTTATATTACTAGACAAATTAAAGGAAAAACAAAAACGCCACGAGTTCCAAAGCTGTATGCTTGGAATCTGTGGCGTTGTGATATAGCTTTAATGTTTGTTAAAACTATATCAAATTAAGGAC
This genomic interval carries:
- a CDS encoding CoA transferase subunit A; amino-acid sequence: MKQVHTSFKEAVKDIHDGATIMVGGFGLCGIPENLILALVETGVKDLTVISNNCGVDDWGLGLLLKNKQIKKMIGSYVGENKEFERQVLSGEIEVELLPQGTLAEKIRAGGAGIPAFYTPAGVGTPIAEGKEVRVFDGKEYLLEEALKADFSLVRAWKADHMGNLVYNKTARNFSPMIAAAGKVTIAEVEELHPTGSLDPNIIHTPSVYVQSLIIGEQEKRIERLTVQK